A single genomic interval of Lacrimispora sphenoides JCM 1415 harbors:
- a CDS encoding CPBP family intramembrane glutamic endopeptidase: protein MEDRRNAWKAFTRVGIGYGAFLLVTIVIQLGVGVIALLLSRFGMNITFGNWYMVFVSLSNYLVGGVVAWLIIKDMPVLYRPVARKAGAGMLVSGFLVCMSTLFFGNLMGQSLMSIVCALLGKPMVNPVEEVMKGLSTWSIFVTMVVMAPICEEILFRKILIDRIRLYGDKAAILVSSVVFGLSHGNFYQFFYAFGIGLVLAYIYIQTGKLRYTIIFHMIINFLGSVVALHIGDDPQLAVAYSIFMLGAVIAGTVLFFINQKKLVLHPGLMETWGKGAFKILFLNLGMILFFLVSAVTFIISSS from the coding sequence GTGGAAGACAGAAGAAATGCATGGAAGGCGTTTACAAGAGTGGGGATCGGATATGGAGCATTCCTTCTTGTAACGATTGTTATACAGCTTGGGGTAGGAGTCATTGCTCTTTTACTATCCCGGTTTGGCATGAATATAACCTTTGGAAACTGGTATATGGTATTTGTTTCCCTGTCGAATTACCTTGTGGGAGGAGTCGTTGCCTGGCTGATAATAAAGGATATGCCGGTTTTATATAGACCCGTGGCAAGAAAAGCCGGGGCAGGAATGCTGGTTTCCGGATTCCTGGTCTGTATGAGTACCCTGTTTTTTGGAAATCTTATGGGTCAGAGCCTTATGAGTATAGTTTGTGCTTTGTTGGGAAAGCCTATGGTCAACCCGGTAGAGGAAGTGATGAAGGGCTTAAGCACCTGGTCAATTTTTGTCACCATGGTGGTAATGGCCCCGATTTGTGAAGAAATCCTGTTTCGTAAGATCTTAATTGACCGGATCCGTCTTTATGGAGATAAGGCGGCGATTTTAGTATCCAGCGTTGTCTTTGGCTTAAGTCACGGAAACTTTTATCAGTTCTTTTATGCCTTTGGAATCGGTCTGGTGTTAGCCTATATTTATATTCAGACGGGGAAGCTTCGCTATACCATCATTTTTCATATGATCATTAATTTCCTCGGCTCTGTTGTGGCTCTTCATATAGGAGACGATCCGCAGCTTGCCGTAGCCTACTCCATTTTTATGCTTGGAGCGGTAATTGCCGGAACTGTTTTGTTTTTTATCAATCAAAAAAAGTTAGTATTACATCCCGGACTTATGGAGACATGGGGCAAAGGGGCATTTAAAATACTATTTTTAAATCTTGGAATGATCTTGTTTTTTCTTGTTTCGGCTGTGACCTTTATCATTTCGTCCAGTTAA
- a CDS encoding GntR family transcriptional regulator: MGVIENNQEDTIYDVLRSDILDLKLRPGMIFSIKDISESYEVGRTPVRDALISLSKEGLITFLPQRGTMISKIDYDKVRNERFLRICVEENVMLEFMAVCNLKAITALEMSLDRQEQLKKTKDIRAFRAEDMYFHSIFYEGANKGYCNDILAANSGHYRRIQMLAMADSGIEPGVVKQHREMVDAILAKDSEQLHGVLNHHLNRLISKERPLVSKYPELFDRENKEIRREPDELGIDFLVDTKLKYHA, from the coding sequence ATGGGCGTCATAGAAAACAACCAGGAAGATACCATTTATGATGTATTGAGATCCGATATACTGGATTTGAAGCTGCGCCCTGGAATGATATTCAGCATCAAGGACATCAGCGAGTCCTATGAGGTTGGAAGAACTCCGGTCAGGGACGCATTAATCAGCCTTTCCAAGGAGGGGCTCATTACATTTCTTCCCCAGCGCGGAACCATGATATCTAAGATTGATTATGATAAGGTACGCAATGAGCGGTTTCTTAGGATTTGTGTGGAAGAAAATGTGATGCTGGAATTTATGGCGGTATGCAATTTAAAGGCGATCACCGCATTGGAGATGTCTTTGGACAGACAGGAGCAGCTTAAAAAAACAAAAGATATCCGGGCATTCCGGGCAGAGGATATGTATTTTCATTCCATCTTTTACGAAGGAGCCAACAAGGGATACTGCAATGATATTCTGGCGGCAAACTCCGGCCATTACAGAAGAATCCAGATGCTGGCGATGGCAGACTCCGGAATTGAACCCGGGGTTGTAAAGCAGCATAGAGAAATGGTGGATGCCATCCTTGCAAAGGATTCTGAACAGCTTCATGGAGTATTAAACCATCATCTGAACCGTCTGATCAGCAAGGAACGGCCTCTGGTATCCAAATATCCGGAATTGTTTGATCGTGAAAATAAAGAAATTAGAAGAGAACCGGATGAGCTGGGCATTGACTTTCTGGTGGACACAAAACTGAAATATCATGCATAG
- a CDS encoding hydantoinase/oxoprolinase family protein, whose product MGRSVRMGIDVGGTHTKAVAIDNATHEIIGKSSVKTTHDDPRGVAAGVVKSFQNCLRENQISPEDVVFVAHSTTQATNALIEGDMAAVGVIGMAKGGLEGILAKKQARLSDIDLGNHKKIKIINDFLNIKKMDKSVVEKTIGEMQKAGAEVFVSSMAFGVDDGGPEQEVYEAASERGIPTTMASDITKLYGLTRRTRTAAINASILPKMLDTANSTEDSVREAGVYVPLMIMRGDGGVMEISEMKKRPVLTMLSGPAASVMGSLMYLRASNGVYFEVGGTTTNIGVIKNGRPAIDYSIVGGHPTYISSLDVRVLGVAGGSMVRANKQGVLDVGPRSAHIAGLDYSVFTDPAKIKGPKVEFFSPKPGDPSDYVRIRLDDGSAVTLTNSCAANVLGLVKPEHFSYGNVESARKAMAALADYCGTTAEDIAKQIMEKAYAKIEPVILELAEKYKLEKDQISLVGVGGGAASLIIYFSEKMGVKYSIPENAEVISSIGVALSMVRDVVERIIPTPSKEDIRAIKNEALNKAIESGATAESVEIHIEIDPQTSKVTAIATGSTEVKTADLLKECDETEARHLAAQDMRIADKETKLLASSDYFYIYGEKVEDDSPGAIRIVDKKGFIKVQRGRGMCRKVRAADYLEALKQLWDDMAVYQTDLIIRPDYYICMGARVTDFAAQDFEQLELLIDLEVSSLEPDEEIMIVGANVKQN is encoded by the coding sequence ATGGGAAGATCAGTAAGAATGGGCATCGATGTGGGAGGCACTCATACAAAGGCGGTTGCCATTGATAATGCCACCCATGAAATTATTGGAAAGTCTTCAGTGAAGACAACCCATGACGATCCCAGAGGCGTCGCGGCAGGAGTGGTAAAGTCCTTCCAAAATTGTCTTCGCGAAAATCAAATCAGCCCGGAAGATGTAGTATTCGTCGCCCACTCAACAACACAGGCTACCAATGCGCTGATCGAGGGGGATATGGCTGCAGTAGGCGTTATCGGTATGGCTAAGGGTGGTCTGGAAGGAATCCTTGCAAAAAAGCAGGCCAGACTATCAGATATTGATCTGGGAAATCATAAGAAAATCAAAATTATCAATGATTTTCTGAACATTAAAAAAATGGATAAATCCGTAGTGGAAAAAACCATTGGGGAGATGCAGAAAGCAGGAGCAGAGGTATTTGTTTCCTCCATGGCTTTTGGTGTAGACGACGGCGGGCCGGAGCAGGAGGTCTACGAGGCTGCCAGCGAAAGAGGCATTCCCACTACCATGGCCTCCGATATTACCAAGCTCTACGGGCTTACCAGGCGGACAAGAACCGCTGCCATCAATGCATCCATCCTTCCAAAGATGTTAGATACGGCCAATTCGACAGAGGACTCCGTAAGAGAGGCCGGGGTGTATGTGCCGCTGATGATTATGAGAGGCGACGGCGGGGTAATGGAAATCTCTGAAATGAAGAAACGCCCCGTTCTGACCATGCTGTCAGGGCCTGCAGCCTCCGTGATGGGGTCACTCATGTATCTGCGTGCATCCAACGGCGTTTATTTTGAGGTGGGAGGAACCACCACCAACATCGGCGTCATTAAAAACGGACGTCCTGCCATTGATTATTCCATTGTTGGCGGACATCCTACCTATATCTCCTCCCTTGATGTGCGGGTTTTAGGCGTGGCCGGAGGGTCCATGGTCCGGGCGAATAAGCAGGGGGTTCTGGATGTAGGTCCCCGTTCTGCCCATATTGCAGGACTGGATTATTCCGTGTTTACGGACCCGGCTAAAATCAAAGGGCCAAAGGTGGAGTTCTTCTCCCCAAAACCCGGTGATCCTTCCGATTATGTCCGGATCCGGCTGGATGACGGTTCTGCGGTTACGCTTACCAATTCCTGCGCGGCCAATGTGCTGGGACTGGTAAAGCCAGAGCATTTTTCTTACGGAAATGTGGAATCTGCCAGAAAGGCCATGGCGGCTTTGGCTGATTACTGCGGCACCACGGCGGAAGATATTGCAAAGCAGATCATGGAAAAGGCTTATGCAAAGATTGAACCCGTCATACTGGAACTGGCGGAGAAATATAAGCTGGAAAAAGATCAGATCTCACTGGTCGGCGTAGGTGGAGGAGCTGCTTCCCTGATTATCTATTTTAGTGAAAAGATGGGCGTTAAATATTCCATACCGGAAAATGCAGAAGTCATTTCATCCATTGGTGTTGCTCTATCCATGGTGCGGGATGTGGTGGAGCGCATTATACCCACTCCATCTAAGGAAGATATCCGCGCCATTAAGAATGAGGCCTTAAACAAAGCCATTGAGTCCGGAGCGACCGCAGAATCAGTAGAAATCCACATTGAGATTGATCCGCAGACCTCCAAGGTAACGGCGATTGCAACCGGATCCACAGAGGTTAAAACAGCGGATCTTTTAAAGGAATGCGATGAAACGGAAGCCAGGCATCTGGCTGCCCAGGATATGCGGATTGCAGACAAGGAAACAAAGCTACTGGCAAGTTCGGATTACTTCTATATCTATGGGGAAAAGGTGGAGGACGACTCTCCCGGTGCCATACGTATCGTTGATAAAAAGGGCTTTATTAAGGTGCAGAGAGGAAGAGGTATGTGCCGGAAGGTAAGAGCGGCAGATTATCTGGAAGCGTTAAAACAGCTTTGGGATGATATGGCTGTTTACCAGACGGACCTGATTATAAGGCCGGATTATTACATTTGTATGGGTGCCCGGGTCACGGATTTTGCTGCCCAGGATTTTGAACAGCTGGAACTCCTGATCGATCTGGAGGTATCATCTTTGGAGCCTGATGAAGAAATTATGATTGTCGGAGCCAACGTAAAACAGAATTAA
- a CDS encoding elongation factor G yields MNVYGTKQIRNVALLGHGGAGKTTLAEAMALITGAISRMGKVTDGNTISDYDKEEIKRQFSISTTLIPLEYKGEDGPIKINLLDTPGYFDFVGEVEEAISVADAAVIVVNCKAGIEVGTLKAWELCEKYKLPRLFFVTNMDDDHASFRELLLKLDKEFGRKIAPFHLPIRENEKFVGFVNIVKMAGRRFTVNSDYEECEIPEYSQKNLGIAREALMEAVAETSEEYMERYFSGDEFTLDEISSALREHVIKGNIVPVMLGSGINAQGAKMVLQAIDKYFPSPDYFECIGVDISTGERFTAKYNDHVSLSARVFKTIVDPFIGKYSLLKICTGTLKPDSAIYNVNKDTEEKVGKLYVLRGKEAIEVTELKAGDIGAVSKLNVTQTGDTIALRSAPIVYHKPEISTPYTYMRYKTKTKGDEDKVSSALAKLTEEDWTLKAVTDTENRQSLLYGIGDQQLEVVVSKLLNRYKVDIELSKPKFAFRETLRKKVEVQGKYKKQSGGHGQYGDVKMSFEPSGDLETPYVFAESVFGGAVPRNYFPAVEKGIAECVLKGPLAAYPVVGLKATLTDGSYHPVDSSELAFKMAATMAFKKGFMDANPVLLEPIAFLKVTVPDKFTGDVMGDLNRRRGRVLGMNSNHSGKQVIEADVPMSELFGYNTDLRSMTGGIGTYEYEFSRYELAPGDVQKREVEERASKIDRMEI; encoded by the coding sequence ATGAACGTGTATGGAACCAAACAGATCCGTAACGTCGCCTTACTTGGGCACGGGGGCGCCGGTAAAACCACCCTGGCAGAGGCTATGGCGTTGATTACCGGAGCCATCAGCAGAATGGGAAAAGTTACCGATGGCAATACCATCAGCGATTATGACAAAGAAGAGATTAAGAGACAATTCTCCATCTCTACTACCCTGATTCCTTTGGAGTATAAAGGAGAGGATGGCCCCATCAAGATCAACCTGCTTGATACTCCCGGATATTTTGATTTTGTTGGCGAAGTGGAAGAGGCCATCAGTGTTGCGGATGCAGCAGTAATAGTTGTGAATTGTAAGGCAGGTATTGAAGTTGGAACATTAAAGGCGTGGGAACTCTGCGAAAAGTACAAGCTTCCCAGACTTTTCTTTGTGACAAATATGGATGACGACCATGCAAGTTTCCGTGAATTGTTATTAAAGCTTGATAAAGAGTTCGGAAGAAAGATTGCGCCGTTCCACCTCCCGATTCGTGAAAACGAAAAGTTCGTAGGTTTTGTTAATATTGTTAAAATGGCAGGCCGGCGTTTTACTGTCAACAGTGATTATGAAGAATGTGAGATTCCTGAATATAGCCAGAAGAACCTGGGAATAGCCCGTGAAGCTCTTATGGAGGCCGTGGCAGAAACCAGCGAGGAATATATGGAACGCTATTTCTCCGGTGATGAGTTTACCCTTGATGAGATTTCTTCAGCCCTTCGGGAACATGTGATAAAAGGAAATATCGTTCCGGTCATGCTTGGTTCCGGAATTAACGCCCAGGGCGCCAAGATGGTGCTTCAGGCTATAGATAAGTATTTTCCGTCCCCCGACTATTTTGAGTGCATCGGCGTGGATATTTCCACGGGTGAGCGCTTTACAGCGAAGTATAACGATCATGTGTCCTTATCAGCCCGTGTGTTTAAGACGATTGTGGATCCGTTTATCGGAAAGTATTCCCTGTTAAAGATTTGTACCGGCACCTTAAAGCCTGATTCCGCCATTTATAACGTGAATAAGGATACAGAGGAAAAGGTCGGGAAACTATATGTGTTAAGAGGGAAAGAGGCCATTGAAGTTACGGAATTAAAAGCAGGAGATATCGGAGCCGTGTCAAAGCTTAACGTGACGCAGACCGGTGATACCATAGCTCTCCGCTCTGCACCGATCGTCTATCATAAACCGGAGATATCCACACCATATACGTATATGCGTTATAAGACCAAGACAAAGGGCGACGAAGATAAGGTTTCAAGCGCTCTGGCAAAGCTGACGGAAGAGGATTGGACCTTAAAGGCAGTCACTGATACGGAAAACCGCCAGTCTCTCCTTTATGGCATCGGTGACCAGCAGCTGGAGGTGGTTGTAAGCAAATTATTAAACCGCTATAAGGTTGACATTGAACTGAGTAAACCGAAATTTGCCTTCCGGGAAACCCTTCGTAAGAAAGTGGAGGTCCAGGGTAAGTATAAGAAACAGTCCGGCGGACATGGACAGTACGGCGACGTAAAGATGTCCTTTGAACCTTCCGGGGATTTAGAAACTCCTTATGTATTTGCTGAAAGCGTATTTGGCGGAGCTGTACCAAGAAACTATTTCCCGGCAGTTGAAAAGGGAATCGCCGAGTGCGTCTTAAAAGGACCGCTTGCCGCTTATCCGGTAGTGGGATTAAAGGCTACGCTGACCGACGGTTCTTACCATCCGGTTGACTCTTCAGAGCTGGCCTTTAAGATGGCTGCAACCATGGCCTTTAAAAAAGGCTTTATGGATGCAAATCCGGTTCTGCTTGAACCGATCGCATTCCTTAAGGTTACGGTACCGGATAAATTTACCGGAGATGTTATGGGAGATTTAAACCGCAGGAGAGGCCGCGTTCTGGGAATGAATTCCAACCATAGCGGAAAGCAGGTCATTGAGGCAGATGTGCCTATGTCTGAACTGTTTGGCTATAATACGGATCTGCGCTCCATGACCGGAGGCATCGGAACCTATGAATATGAATTCAGCCGCTATGAACTGGCTCCGGGAGATGTGCAGAAGAGAGAAGTAGAAGAAAGAGCATCAAAGATTGATAGGATGGAAATTTAA